From Scomber scombrus chromosome 13, fScoSco1.1, whole genome shotgun sequence, a single genomic window includes:
- the LOC133993038 gene encoding interferon-induced protein 44-like, with amino-acid sequence MNKVKNSQSVWKQLSSTMISHRLVLALLLFPNVHGSEQPSSPTLSEPWRQVSWGDKDSDLQYVQNYTPINDKIKHVRVLLFGPVGSGKSSFINSVSSSVRGRITQPAAASSTTSDQSFTTKYETHNIRRGTSDSFYQLVFNDIMGLEEGTGRGVRAEDIKLAMMGHVKEGYKFNPVSPLSAGDPGYKPSPSPDDQVHVLVCILSANAVEVKVLEKMRLIREAARDLGIPQMAMITHIDEACEETEKDLRNVYKSKHLKKKMKDFSAVVGIPMNYIFPVKNYSEEIDIVDDVDSLILSALRRMIDFGDDFIGKMDSSHHKYQKDGWMDWFQWFDYRILMTLLLGFVILIRMRWY; translated from the exons ATGAACAAAGTGAagaacagtcagtcagtctggaaGCAGCTCAGCAGCACAATGATCTCTCACCGCCTGGTTCTGG CTCTTCTTCTGTTTCCTAATGTTCACG gaTCTGAGCAGCCGTCTTCTCCCA cTCTGAGTGAACCATGGAGACAGGTATCTTGGGG agacaaagacagtgaCCTGCAGTATGTGCAGAATTACACACCAATAAACGACAAAATCAAACACGTCAGAGTTCTGCTGTTCGGGCCGGTCGGATCCGGAAAGTCCAGCTTCATCAACTCTGTCAGCTCCTCGGTCCGAGGCAGAATAACTCAGCCTGCTGCTGCCAGTTCTACCACCTCTGACCAGAGTTTCACCACAAAA tatgAAACTCATAATATCAGAAGAGGAACCTCAGACAGCTTCTACCAGTTAGTCTTCAATGACATCATGGGTCTGGAGGAGGGGACGGGACGAGGCGTCCGAGCTGAAGACATCAAACTGGCCATGATGGGACATGTGAAGGAGGGTTACAAG TTCAACCCAGTGTCTCCACTGTCAGCGGGCGATCCAGGATACAAACCGTCCCCCTCTCCAGACGATCAAGTCCACGTTCTGGTTTGCATCCTCTCTGCTAACGCAGTAGAGGTTAAAGTTTTAGAGAAGATGAGGCTCATCAGAGAGGCAGCCAGGGACCTGG gGATTCCTCAGATGGCGATGATCACACACATCGACGAGGCCTGTGAGGAAACTGAAAAGGATCTGAGGAACGTTTATAAGAGCAAGCACCTGAAGAAAAAG ATGAAGGATTTCAGCGCAGTAGTCGGTATCCCCATGAACTACATCTTTCCTGTGAAGAACTACAGTGAAGAAATCGACATCGTGGATGATGTGGACTCTCTGATCCTCAGCGCTCTGAGACGAATGATCGACTTTGGAGACGACTTCATcgggaaaat gGATTCCTCACATCACAAGTACCAGAAGGACGGTTGGATGGACTGGTTTCAGTGGTTTGATTATCGTATCTTGATGACTCTGCTTTTGGGGTTTGTTATCTTGATAAGGATGAGGTGGTATTGA
- the LOC133993043 gene encoding chymotrypsin B-like: MAFLWILSCFCFAGAAYGQTACGTPAIPPDITGYSYIVNGEEARPHSWPWQVSLQTTNGFHFCGGSLINESWVVTAAHCNFRTRSHLVVLGEHDRSSTAEDVQVKRVSRVFRHPNYSRSTINNDITLLKLSSPAQIERHVSSVCVAETADNFAPGTSCITTGWGLTRGNARQTPVLLQQTAVPLVSTPQCRRVFGSIITPMMICAGGAGSSVCSGDSGGPLVCLKDNAWTLVGIASFVAGSRDPNNICNPNTPAVYARVTALRTFIDQTIANN, from the exons ATGGCTTTCCTCTGGATCCTCTCCTGCTTCTGCTTTGCCGGCGCCGCCTACggtcagacag CTTGTGGGACTCCTGCCATCCCCCCTGACATCACTGGTTACTCCTACATCGTGAACGGCGAGGAGGCGCGGCCTCACTCCTGGCCCTGGCAGGTGTCCCTGCAG ACCACTAATGGCTTCCACTTCTGTGGAGGTTCCCTCATCAATGAGAGCTGGGTGGTGACTGCTGCTCACTGCAACTTCAG GACGAGGTCCCATCTTGTGGTTCTTGGAGAACACGACCGCTCCTCCACTGCCGAGGACGTCCAGGTGAAGAGGGTCAGCAGG gTGTTCAGGCATCCCAACTACAGCCGTAGCACCATAAACAACGACATCACGCTCCTCAAGCTGTCCAGCCCTGCCCAGATAGAAAGGcatgtgtcctctgtgtgtgtggccgAGACCGCAGATAACTTCGCTCCAGGAACATCGTGCATAACCACAGGCTGGGGACTGACCAGAGGCAATG CTCGTCAAACCCCCGTCCTGCTGCAGCAGACCGCCGTCCCCCTAGTGAGCACTCCGCAGTGTCGCAGGGTCTTCGGCAGTATAATCACTCCCATGATGATCTGTGCTGGAGGAGCCGGATCCTCGGTCTGTTCG ggCGACTCCGGCGGTCCTCTGGTCTGTCTGAAGGACAACGCCTGGACTCTGGTCGGTATTGCATCCTTCGTAGCGGGAAGTCGGGATCCCAACAACATCTGTAACCCCAACACTCCCGCCGTGTACGCCCGCGTCACAGCACTGCGCACCTTTATAGACCAGACCATCGCCAACAACTGA